A window of Choloepus didactylus isolate mChoDid1 chromosome 23, mChoDid1.pri, whole genome shotgun sequence contains these coding sequences:
- the LOC119519132 gene encoding filaggrin-2-like, with translation MLPGFSANAGSRSGEDNSGHPRNHLQPAGGRYQPAGGRDQPLGPPTGAPLHLQPWGRCNACHHEEAGDPYPTDLHMASSGSGARPRGASHRACSAEAPELGPRDPQIQYCPTPEGSRTPGNCPCRLAFGGFRQHGSGAQELGQAQTEVLGTGTRPPGPSSHQAAQGGGGQAQELTKSPGPHQTGKAVRHRWEGVAGQRLSPSTPPKQSQRGGQDMSAWTGWGQWPLRGEHMAAPRGVITSQPKGVTQPIQGAQNPSKTGTQHVQGGGHSTWPGTYSPPKGSGDTEPTQGGHGQESAEEQPRLLPVAPKPPGSSVWLPRRGTCTGFGEQ, from the coding sequence ATGCTTCCTGGCTTCTCTGCCAATGCGGGGAGCAGGAGTGGAGAAGACAACTCGGGACACCCTAGGAATCACCTCCAGCCCGCAGGAGGCAGATACCAGCCAGCAGGAGGCAGAGACCAGCCCCTTGGCCCACCGACAGGGGCGCCCCttcacctgcagccctgggggAGGTGCAACGCCTGCCACCATGAGGAAGCAGGTGACCCCTACCCCACTGACCTCCACATGGCCAGCAGCGGGAGCGGTGCCAGGCCAAGGGGAGCCAGCCACAGGGCATGCTCTGCAGAAGCCCCCGAGCTGGGCCCCAGGGACCCCCAGATTCAGTACTGTCCCACCCCAGAGGGCAGCAGGACCCCTGGAAACTGTCCCTGCAGGCTGGCATTTGGGGGCTTCAGGCAGCACGGCTCAGGTGCCCAGGAGCTGGGGCAGGCCCAGACCGAGGTTCTGGGGACGGGGACACGGCCGCCCGGCCCATCTTCACACCAGGCAGCGcaagggggaggggggcaggctcAGGAGCTCACAAAGTCACCAGGTCCCCACCAGACCGGGAAGGCAGTGAGACATCGCTGGGAGGGGGTGGCCGGACAGAGgctctctccctccacccctcccaAGCAAAGCCAGCGGGGTGGACAGGACATGAGTGCATGGACAGGGTGGGGACAATGGCCCCTAAGGGGGGAGCACATGGCCGCTCCAAGGGGGGTAATCACATCCCAACCCAAGGGGGTTACTCAACCCATCCAGGGGGCACAAAACCCATCCAAGACGGGGACACAGCATGTCCAAGGTGGGGGACACAGCACATGGCCAGGAACATACAGCCCACCCAAGGGGTCAGGGGACACAGAACCCACCCAGGGGGGCCATGGCCAGGAGAGTGCTGAAGAGCAACCCCGACTCCTGCCTGTGGCCCCCAAGCCCCCAGGCTCATCTGTCTGGCTCCCGAGAAGAGGGACTTGCACTGGATTTGGGGAACAATGA